Proteins encoded by one window of Thermococcus sp. Bubb.Bath:
- the mobB gene encoding molybdopterin-guanine dinucleotide biosynthesis protein B, translating to MRGVAFVGYKKSGKTTTVEAVARILKERGYRVAIAKSMHSDFDREGTDTWKFSRVADSVLVRANDTDALLFKAKDINALFSMVSADFLLIEGFKSVQHVPRVVCARNPGEVKELNNGLAIAVSGVVASTGVTEIESLPVIDATKEPEKLTDIVEKRAFMLPNIDCGLCGFNCSQMARMIVSGEKTLKDCVVLSQKPKVTVKIDGQVLPMKDWVQELVEKTVKGMLSAMKGYRGGRKIEIVIRDE from the coding sequence ATGAGGGGAGTTGCATTCGTTGGATACAAGAAGAGCGGAAAAACCACGACCGTGGAAGCCGTCGCGAGAATCCTCAAGGAGCGCGGCTACCGCGTGGCGATAGCAAAGAGCATGCACTCCGATTTCGACAGGGAAGGAACGGATACATGGAAGTTCTCAAGAGTGGCTGACTCTGTTCTCGTCCGGGCAAACGACACGGATGCCCTTCTCTTCAAGGCGAAGGATATAAACGCCCTCTTTTCGATGGTTTCTGCGGATTTTCTGCTCATAGAAGGCTTCAAATCAGTCCAGCACGTGCCGAGGGTGGTCTGCGCCAGAAACCCGGGGGAGGTAAAGGAGCTCAACAACGGCCTGGCCATAGCGGTAAGCGGAGTTGTAGCTTCCACGGGGGTAACCGAGATTGAAAGTCTCCCCGTTATCGACGCAACCAAAGAACCCGAAAAGCTGACAGACATCGTAGAAAAGCGAGCTTTTATGCTCCCCAACATAGACTGTGGCCTCTGCGGCTTCAATTGTTCTCAAATGGCAAGGATGATAGTCAGTGGAGAGAAAACGCTCAAGGACTGCGTTGTTCTCAGCCAAAAACCTAAAGTGACAGTGAAAATCGATGGCCAGGTTCTTCCAATGAAGGACTGGGTGCAAGAGCTCGTTGAAAAAACGGTAAAAGGCATGTTATCCGCGATGAAGGGTTACCGCGGGGGAAGAAAAATCGAGATAGTCATTAGGGATGAATAA
- a CDS encoding TAXI family TRAP transporter solute-binding subunit, which yields MKMKAISIVAILVFALVASGCIGGGTTSSSSTTGSQSQTGSSKYTGEITIYTGGTSGVYYPLGSKYAQLLNDAGINAKAVTSGASVSNAQAIGNGNAQAAIMQNDVAYYAYNGLYMFNGKPIKKLRGVAALYPETVQFVVKADSEIKSLQDLNGKKVAIGAPGSGTAVAAEQILKAAGVWDSIQKVNQKFSQAAQALKLGQIDAAVIVSGAPTPAITEIAVNTPVRVLPISDDILNKLKNEGYIFYVRQNLSKDTYNGMTEDTPTVAVKAILVVSADLPDSVVYDMTKVLFDNVDALRAVHAKAKYISLQTALDGMSIPLHPGAAKYYEEKGMTIPDKIKPPSG from the coding sequence ATGAAGATGAAGGCCATTAGTATCGTGGCCATTTTGGTGTTTGCCCTTGTGGCCAGCGGTTGCATTGGTGGAGGTACAACATCCAGTTCTTCAACCACTGGAAGCCAGAGCCAGACCGGCTCCTCAAAGTACACTGGGGAGATAACCATCTACACCGGCGGAACCAGCGGTGTGTACTACCCACTTGGGTCAAAATACGCCCAGCTCCTCAATGATGCGGGCATAAACGCAAAGGCCGTCACCAGCGGTGCCAGCGTGTCAAACGCCCAGGCAATCGGAAACGGAAACGCTCAGGCTGCCATTATGCAGAACGATGTGGCATACTACGCTTACAACGGACTTTATATGTTCAACGGGAAGCCCATAAAGAAGCTTCGCGGTGTGGCCGCCCTCTATCCTGAGACCGTTCAGTTCGTCGTCAAGGCTGACAGTGAGATAAAAAGCCTCCAGGACCTCAATGGCAAGAAGGTCGCCATAGGTGCCCCAGGAAGCGGTACCGCAGTTGCCGCAGAGCAGATCCTCAAGGCAGCCGGTGTCTGGGACAGCATCCAGAAGGTCAACCAGAAGTTCAGCCAGGCCGCCCAGGCCCTCAAACTGGGCCAAATCGATGCGGCCGTTATAGTCTCCGGAGCCCCAACCCCGGCCATTACGGAAATAGCCGTTAACACCCCCGTCAGAGTTCTCCCAATATCCGACGATATACTCAACAAGCTCAAGAACGAGGGCTACATCTTCTACGTGAGGCAGAACCTCTCGAAGGACACCTACAACGGTATGACCGAGGACACCCCAACGGTTGCCGTTAAGGCCATTCTGGTCGTAAGCGCCGACCTCCCAGACAGCGTGGTATACGATATGACGAAGGTTCTCTTCGACAACGTCGATGCCCTCCGCGCTGTCCACGCCAAAGCCAAGTACATCAGCCTCCAGACGGCTCTGGACGGTATGAGCATACCCCTCCACCCAGGCGCAGCCAAGTACTACGAAGAGAAGGGCATGACCATACCCGACAAGATCAAGCCACCCAGCGGGTGA
- a CDS encoding DUF1850 domain-containing protein — protein MKLLKKALLFFLIAILAVMIFPVNVLSIHDDNTSYVTRLGTVELTIEYNHSVEHSEVIEVLTVNSSGMYVKKMLWSDFGAGLPEDIQGMEDGMYYKNVDQYIGKSLDYWFIPFNRAKVIVNGKLVVAPKHAELVRFRIRRCPLIMVLLRRC, from the coding sequence GTGAAGCTTTTGAAAAAGGCCCTTCTTTTCTTTTTAATTGCCATTCTGGCGGTTATGATTTTTCCGGTTAACGTCCTTTCGATTCACGATGACAATACTTCGTACGTTACAAGACTGGGCACAGTGGAGCTTACCATCGAATACAATCACAGCGTTGAGCACAGCGAGGTGATAGAGGTGCTGACGGTCAACTCAAGCGGGATGTACGTTAAAAAAATGCTCTGGAGCGACTTCGGGGCAGGCCTGCCAGAGGACATCCAGGGAATGGAGGACGGAATGTACTACAAGAACGTTGATCAGTACATCGGAAAAAGCCTAGACTACTGGTTTATTCCCTTCAACAGGGCCAAAGTTATAGTGAACGGAAAGCTCGTGGTCGCCCCAAAGCACGCCGAACTCGTGAGGTTTAGAATCAGAAGATGTCCCCTCATAATGGTCCTCTTAAGGAGGTGTTGA
- a CDS encoding TRAP transporter fused permease subunit, whose protein sequence is MAEELDKADIEKVEEIIERTRKLPSGLEKIVTTAAILIGLYEILFIFNFNGTLYTMFSKMGIKISALLYTFQTQQGEAFVLAMILLIAFLLYPIKRTRKHLDKVEWHDWVFIALSLIAMFYLFFRYPSYAQYAMTYDKDIFFALLSIFVVLEATRRVIGWVLPAVVLVFLGYAIYNIHFNWLVFTEHMYLASEGLFATPLYVMTIYVFAFIFFGAFLLKIGISDYITEFMITVFGTRPGGPAKSAVIASALMGTVSGSSVANVLTTGTFTIPLMKKAGYPPEIAGAIEPVSSTGGQLMPPIMGAAAFIMAEFLGIPYNKIIIAAILPAIVYYSGVYLFIDRETKRLGLKGMPREHFKDLKYFLRKSYILLPILVITVALIWGIPAHISAISSLGVAIWVAWISKDDIPGNEALYVAITLISTFLMFQSKSTAIISADLLVLMSIVLIGLAAARKLVYFNEKLHISLLFMLFVAFAQYIGMNRENILLLTGILGIVFSLIVGYVSKTRDGKVMYAATYESMIEAGKTSTAVMLAAASAGLIQGSLTITGLASSLGYKMASFTSGNLWLLLVITMIFSLILGMGVPTTANYIITSLVMAPAIYTAVSNLAPYDQPVPGFGTAIALLSAHFFVFYFGILADITPPVALASYAGSALAGGDFWKTAMNAVRYAIAGYIGPYIYFTHPEMFIITVKHWTLMTTVQVIYDLGATLLVMYMLAIALTGWFGKHLRKEVRGITGIIGLLSATLSPIIVGAGVVTVIGLKLFEEKLGS, encoded by the coding sequence ATGGCGGAAGAACTGGATAAGGCTGACATAGAAAAGGTCGAGGAGATAATAGAGAGAACGCGTAAGCTGCCGTCGGGACTCGAAAAGATAGTTACAACCGCTGCCATCCTAATCGGCCTGTACGAAATACTGTTCATATTCAACTTCAACGGCACACTATACACGATGTTCTCAAAGATGGGCATCAAAATCTCGGCCCTCCTGTACACTTTCCAGACTCAGCAGGGTGAAGCGTTCGTCCTCGCCATGATACTCCTGATAGCGTTCCTTCTGTACCCGATAAAGAGAACGAGGAAGCACCTCGATAAGGTGGAATGGCACGACTGGGTCTTCATAGCCCTCTCGTTGATAGCCATGTTCTACCTGTTCTTCAGGTATCCGAGCTACGCTCAGTATGCTATGACCTACGACAAAGACATATTCTTTGCCCTGCTGTCGATATTCGTCGTTCTCGAGGCAACGAGGAGGGTTATAGGTTGGGTGCTGCCGGCCGTTGTCCTCGTGTTCCTCGGGTATGCCATATACAACATACACTTTAACTGGCTGGTGTTCACGGAGCACATGTACCTTGCCAGCGAGGGACTGTTCGCCACACCCCTGTACGTCATGACGATCTACGTGTTCGCGTTCATCTTCTTCGGGGCGTTCCTCCTGAAGATAGGCATCAGCGATTACATAACAGAGTTTATGATAACGGTGTTCGGCACGAGGCCGGGCGGGCCCGCCAAGTCCGCCGTTATAGCGAGCGCCCTCATGGGAACCGTAAGCGGCTCCAGCGTCGCCAACGTTCTGACAACGGGAACCTTCACGATCCCTCTAATGAAAAAGGCAGGGTACCCCCCAGAGATAGCCGGTGCCATAGAGCCGGTCTCATCCACAGGTGGACAGCTGATGCCCCCGATCATGGGTGCCGCGGCGTTCATAATGGCAGAGTTCCTGGGGATTCCATATAACAAGATAATAATAGCCGCTATCCTACCCGCCATCGTTTACTACTCCGGAGTTTACCTATTCATAGACAGGGAGACCAAGAGACTTGGACTCAAAGGAATGCCCCGCGAGCACTTCAAGGATCTTAAGTACTTCTTGAGAAAGAGCTACATCCTCCTGCCAATACTCGTCATCACTGTTGCGTTGATATGGGGAATCCCTGCCCACATATCGGCAATTTCCTCACTGGGCGTTGCCATATGGGTGGCGTGGATTTCCAAAGACGACATCCCAGGAAACGAGGCATTATACGTGGCAATCACCTTAATCTCAACGTTTCTGATGTTCCAAAGCAAGAGCACGGCAATAATAAGTGCCGACCTGCTGGTGCTGATGTCGATCGTCCTCATCGGTCTCGCGGCGGCAAGGAAGCTGGTGTACTTCAACGAAAAGCTCCACATCAGCCTTCTCTTCATGCTCTTCGTGGCGTTTGCCCAGTACATTGGGATGAACAGGGAGAACATACTCCTCCTAACCGGAATCCTCGGCATCGTCTTCTCCCTCATAGTTGGCTATGTCTCCAAGACGAGGGATGGAAAGGTGATGTACGCGGCAACGTACGAGTCGATGATAGAGGCAGGAAAAACCAGCACGGCGGTTATGCTGGCAGCCGCAAGCGCTGGCCTCATCCAGGGTTCCCTGACTATAACGGGCTTGGCTTCATCCTTAGGTTACAAAATGGCGTCGTTCACTTCCGGAAACCTCTGGCTCCTGCTCGTCATCACAATGATATTCAGCCTCATCCTTGGAATGGGAGTGCCAACGACGGCCAACTATATTATAACCTCGCTCGTCATGGCTCCAGCAATATACACGGCGGTCTCAAACTTAGCACCCTATGACCAGCCAGTTCCTGGCTTCGGAACGGCGATAGCACTCCTCTCAGCCCACTTCTTCGTATTCTACTTTGGAATCCTAGCCGACATAACCCCGCCCGTTGCACTGGCAAGCTACGCGGGTTCAGCGTTAGCCGGTGGAGACTTCTGGAAGACGGCAATGAACGCGGTTAGGTACGCAATAGCAGGATACATTGGCCCCTACATCTACTTCACCCATCCAGAGATGTTCATCATAACAGTAAAGCACTGGACGCTCATGACAACCGTCCAGGTGATATACGACCTGGGAGCAACGTTGCTCGTGATGTACATGCTGGCCATAGCTCTGACCGGCTGGTTCGGAAAACACCTCAGAAAGGAAGTCAGGGGAATCACAGGAATAATAGGGCTTCTCTCAGCCACGCTGAGCCCGATTATAGTGGGGGCGGGCGTGGTAACCGTTATTGGGCTCAAGCTGTTCGAAGAAAAGCTGGGCAGCTAA
- a CDS encoding CDC48 family AAA ATPase yields the protein MTERKEVKLKVAPAHQRDVGRGIVRIDRRAMRELGVQSGDIVEIIGTKNTAAVVWPAYPEDEGLEVIRMDGTIRKNAGVGLGDEVTLRKAEVKEARKVIVAPTEPIRFGGDFVEWLHSRLVGRPVVRGDYIKIGILGQELTFVVTATTPAGIVQITEFTEFQISEKPVKEVSKAAALGVTYEDIGGLKDVVQKVREMIELPLKHPELFEKLGIEPPKGVLLYGPPGTGKTLLAKAVANEANAHFIAINGPEIMSKYYGESEERLREVFKEAEENAPAIIFIDEIDSIAPKREETHGEVEKRVVSQLLTLMDGLKSRGKVIVIGATNRPDALDPALRRPGRFDREIEVGVPDKQGRKEILQIHTRGMPIEPEFRKDAVIKILEELEQNDAYRDAVEKALLKVKKASEAEIPGILREIDERLYDEVRAKLIDGLLEELADATHGFVGADLAALAREAAMAALRRLISEGKIDFEVEHIPKEVLEELKVTRRDFYEALKMVEPSALREVLLEVPNVRWDDVGGLEDVKQELREAVEWPLKYPEAFMGLGITPPKGILLYGPPGTGKTLLAKAVANESEANFIAIKGPEVLSKWVGESEKNIREIFRKARQAAPTVIFIDEIDAIAPRRGTDTNHVTDRLINQLLTEMDGIQENSGVVVIGATNRPDIIDPALLRPGRFDRLILVPAPDEKARLEIFKVHTKGVPLAKDVKLEELAKRTEGYTGADIAAAVREAAMLAMRRALQEGIIRPGMKASEVREKVKVTMKDFEEALKKIGPSVGKETMEYYRKMQEQFKQSRG from the coding sequence ATGACCGAGAGAAAGGAGGTTAAGCTTAAGGTTGCTCCTGCTCACCAGAGGGATGTTGGTAGGGGCATAGTGAGGATTGACAGAAGGGCTATGCGTGAGCTTGGCGTTCAGTCAGGTGACATAGTCGAGATAATCGGTACCAAGAACACAGCGGCTGTAGTCTGGCCGGCTTACCCGGAGGACGAAGGACTTGAAGTAATCAGAATGGACGGAACCATCAGAAAGAACGCTGGGGTCGGCCTTGGAGACGAGGTCACCCTCAGGAAGGCCGAAGTTAAGGAGGCCAGGAAGGTCATCGTCGCTCCAACTGAGCCGATAAGGTTTGGAGGCGACTTCGTTGAGTGGCTGCACAGCAGGCTCGTTGGCAGGCCTGTAGTCAGGGGCGATTACATCAAAATAGGCATCCTGGGTCAGGAGCTGACCTTCGTAGTTACCGCGACTACTCCAGCGGGAATCGTCCAGATAACTGAGTTCACTGAATTCCAGATCAGCGAGAAGCCCGTTAAGGAGGTCAGCAAAGCCGCCGCACTTGGGGTCACTTATGAGGACATCGGCGGTCTAAAGGACGTAGTCCAGAAGGTTCGTGAGATGATAGAGCTCCCACTCAAGCACCCCGAGCTCTTCGAGAAGCTCGGCATTGAGCCGCCGAAGGGTGTGCTCCTGTACGGTCCGCCTGGAACTGGTAAGACTCTGCTGGCCAAGGCGGTCGCCAACGAGGCCAACGCTCACTTCATAGCAATCAACGGTCCAGAGATAATGAGCAAGTACTACGGCGAGAGCGAGGAGAGGCTTAGAGAGGTCTTCAAGGAGGCTGAAGAGAACGCACCGGCGATAATCTTCATCGATGAGATAGACAGCATTGCACCGAAGAGGGAGGAGACCCACGGTGAGGTCGAGAAGAGGGTTGTCAGCCAGCTGCTCACCCTGATGGACGGCCTCAAGAGCCGCGGAAAGGTCATAGTCATCGGTGCGACCAACAGGCCGGATGCTCTCGATCCGGCTTTGAGGAGGCCGGGGAGGTTTGACAGGGAGATTGAGGTCGGCGTTCCAGACAAGCAGGGAAGAAAGGAAATCCTCCAAATACACACCAGAGGAATGCCAATTGAGCCTGAATTCAGGAAGGATGCGGTCATAAAGATCCTGGAGGAGCTTGAGCAGAACGACGCGTACAGGGACGCCGTGGAGAAGGCGCTCCTGAAGGTTAAGAAGGCAAGTGAGGCGGAGATACCTGGAATCCTCAGAGAAATCGACGAGAGGCTCTACGATGAGGTCAGGGCCAAGCTCATCGATGGCCTCCTTGAGGAGCTCGCTGATGCCACACATGGTTTCGTCGGTGCAGACCTCGCTGCGCTCGCCAGGGAAGCAGCAATGGCCGCACTGAGGAGGCTCATCAGCGAGGGCAAGATCGACTTCGAGGTCGAGCACATACCCAAAGAGGTCCTTGAGGAGCTCAAGGTCACCAGGAGAGACTTTTACGAGGCCCTCAAGATGGTTGAGCCATCGGCACTCAGGGAGGTACTCCTTGAAGTCCCGAACGTACGCTGGGACGACGTTGGTGGACTTGAGGACGTCAAGCAGGAGCTCAGAGAGGCAGTCGAGTGGCCGCTCAAGTACCCGGAGGCCTTCATGGGTCTCGGCATAACGCCACCGAAGGGAATACTCCTCTACGGTCCCCCTGGAACCGGTAAGACTCTCCTAGCGAAGGCCGTGGCCAACGAGAGCGAGGCCAACTTCATAGCCATCAAGGGACCAGAAGTGCTCAGCAAGTGGGTCGGTGAGAGCGAGAAGAACATCAGAGAGATATTCAGGAAGGCGAGGCAGGCGGCCCCGACGGTGATATTCATTGACGAGATAGACGCCATCGCCCCAAGAAGGGGAACTGATACTAACCACGTCACGGACAGGCTCATCAATCAGCTGCTCACTGAGATGGATGGAATCCAGGAGAACAGCGGCGTGGTCGTTATTGGTGCGACCAACAGGCCTGACATTATTGATCCAGCCCTCCTTAGGCCTGGAAGGTTTGACAGGTTGATACTGGTTCCGGCTCCAGATGAGAAGGCCAGATTGGAGATATTCAAGGTTCACACTAAGGGAGTCCCACTCGCCAAGGACGTTAAACTTGAAGAGCTGGCGAAGAGGACGGAAGGTTACACCGGTGCAGACATAGCGGCGGCGGTTAGAGAGGCGGCGATGCTCGCCATGAGGAGGGCCCTGCAGGAGGGCATCATCAGGCCCGGCATGAAGGCCAGTGAAGTCAGGGAGAAAGTCAAGGTAACAATGAAGGACTTTGAGGAGGCCCTCAAGAAGATAGGCCCGAGCGTGGGCAAGGAGACCATGGAGTACTACAGGAAGATGCAGGAGCAGTTCAAGCAATCACGCGGGTGA
- a CDS encoding Hsp20/alpha crystallin family protein, which produces MVWRRDRYWDPFDIMREIQEEIDSIFRDFMHGPRLWSYREPGERTMEMSETWREPFADIFDRGDRFVITVELPGVRKEDIKLRVTEDTVYIEAQVRREKELEQEGAIRIERYYSGYRRVIQLPEEVIPEKAKARYNNGVLEIEVPKKKPTKPEEKGGFEVKIE; this is translated from the coding sequence ATGGTCTGGAGGAGGGACCGCTACTGGGACCCGTTCGACATAATGAGGGAGATACAGGAGGAAATTGACTCCATATTTAGGGACTTCATGCACGGTCCGAGGCTCTGGAGCTACCGTGAGCCTGGCGAGAGAACCATGGAAATGAGCGAGACCTGGAGGGAGCCCTTCGCCGACATATTCGACAGGGGCGACAGGTTCGTCATCACCGTCGAGCTCCCAGGTGTCAGAAAGGAGGACATAAAGCTCAGGGTTACGGAGGACACGGTCTACATTGAGGCTCAGGTGAGGCGTGAGAAAGAGCTCGAGCAGGAGGGGGCTATAAGGATCGAGCGCTACTACAGCGGCTACAGGAGGGTAATCCAGCTCCCAGAGGAGGTTATCCCGGAGAAGGCCAAGGCCCGCTACAACAACGGCGTCCTTGAGATAGAGGTTCCAAAGAAGAAGCCCACCAAACCTGAGGAAAAAGGAGGCTTTGAGGTTAAGATCGAGTGA
- a CDS encoding MBL fold metallo-hydrolase has protein sequence MIIRNVGLDSSARFAFQSHAHTDHFVSGEVIFATKATKYLSHLRKGGFYREVPFGKTFYIGDFKAKLYPAGHMLGSAGIKLWLENGTLLYTGDTKWFKLRTAEKARFPQADFLVIEATFGVPHFTFPSPREAEKKLVAFVEEALDRGKRPTLYVNQMGKAQEVMKILDVHGITVRPSREIRKVSRVYEKFGIRFNNVAADGDVILRSYCSPRPENSLSPWELTVSGFGKLKLSNHADFWELMRIVERVNPEKIFTVYGFAEEFARILRGLGYDALPIERATDLELLGVL, from the coding sequence ATGATAATACGAAACGTCGGCCTCGACAGCTCGGCACGGTTTGCCTTTCAGAGCCACGCTCACACGGATCACTTCGTCAGTGGTGAGGTTATCTTCGCCACGAAGGCAACAAAATACCTCAGCCACCTGAGGAAGGGTGGCTTTTACAGGGAGGTTCCCTTTGGGAAAACCTTCTACATAGGCGATTTCAAGGCAAAGCTCTATCCGGCCGGCCACATGCTCGGTTCGGCAGGGATAAAGCTCTGGCTGGAAAACGGCACGCTTCTCTACACTGGGGACACCAAGTGGTTCAAGCTGAGAACTGCCGAAAAGGCCCGTTTTCCCCAGGCGGACTTTCTGGTGATCGAGGCGACCTTTGGGGTTCCTCACTTCACCTTTCCGTCGCCAAGGGAAGCCGAGAAGAAGCTGGTCGCCTTCGTTGAGGAAGCCCTCGATAGGGGGAAGAGGCCGACCCTCTACGTCAACCAGATGGGAAAGGCTCAAGAGGTTATGAAGATACTCGACGTACACGGCATAACCGTTAGGCCGAGCAGGGAGATTAGAAAAGTTTCGAGGGTGTATGAAAAATTCGGGATAAGGTTCAACAACGTTGCTGCCGATGGGGATGTAATCCTCCGCTCGTACTGTTCACCCCGTCCAGAAAACTCCCTCTCGCCGTGGGAGCTCACTGTCTCCGGTTTTGGAAAGCTTAAGCTGAGTAACCATGCAGATTTCTGGGAGCTGATGAGGATAGTTGAGAGGGTTAACCCGGAGAAAATCTTCACAGTCTATGGTTTTGCGGAGGAGTTCGCGAGGATCCTTCGGGGACTCGGCTACGATGCTCTGCCGATAGAGAGAGCAACCGACCTTGAGTTGTTGGGTGTTTTGTAA